Proteins co-encoded in one Brassica rapa cultivar Chiifu-401-42 chromosome A02, CAAS_Brap_v3.01, whole genome shotgun sequence genomic window:
- the LOC103848814 gene encoding casein kinase 1-like protein 8, protein MDRVVGGKYKLGRKLGSGSFGELFLGVNVQNGEEVAVKLEPARARHPQLHYESKLYMLLQGGTGIPHLKWYGVEGEYNCMVIDLLGPSLEDLFNYCSRRFNLKTVLMLADQMLNRVEFMHVRGFLHRDIKPDNFLMGLGRKANQVYIIDYGLAKKYRDLQTHKHIPYRENKNLTGTARYASVNTHLGIEQSRRDDLESLGYVLMYFLRGSLPWQGLRAGTKKQKYDKISEKKRLTPVEVLCKSFPPEFTSYFLYVRSLRFEDKPDYPYLKRLFRDLFIREGYQFDYVFDWTILKYPQFGSSSSSSSKPRSSLRPALNPPVPSGERPSAAGQDSRDRFSGALEAYARRNGSGSGAVQADRSRPRTSDNVLASSKDTPPQNYERVERPISSTRHASSSRKAIVSSVRATSSADFTENRSARVVPNNGRSSTAQRIHLVPDSTSRPSSSFTRAAPSRTARDSMLQSFELLTIGNGKRK, encoded by the exons ATGGATCGTGTGGTTGGTGGAAAATATAAGCTGGGACGTAAACTAGGGAGTGGATCATTTGGTGAACTCTTTCTAGGAGTGAATGTTCAAAATGGAGAAGAAGTTGCTGTCAAGCTT GAACCTGCACGAGCTAGGCACCCTCAGCTTCATTATGAGTCAAAGCTCTATATGCTTCTTCAAGGAGGAA CTGGTATTCCGCATTTAAAATGGTACGGTGTGGAGGGTGAATACAACTGCATGGTGATTGACCTTCTGGGCCCTAGCCTCGAGGATTTGTTTAATTATTGCAGTCGGAGGTTCAATCTTAAGACTGTTCTTATGCTCGCTGATCAGATG TTAAATCGGGTCGAGTTTATGCATGTCCGCGGATTTCTTCATCGTGATATTAAGCCGGACAACTTTTTAATGGGTCTTGGACGCAAAGCAAACCAG GTGTACATCATTGACTACGGGCTTGCCAAAAAGTATAGAGATCTTCAAACTCATAAGCACATTCCCTACAG GGAAAACAAGAATCTGACCGGAACAGCTCGATATGCAAGTGTTAACACTCATCTTGGAATTG AGCAAAGTAGGAGAGACGATCTGGAATCTCTTGGCTATGTGCTTATGTATTTTCTTCGAGGaag TCTGCCTTGGCAAGGCCTTCGTGCTGGTACCAAAAAGCAGAAGTATGACAAGATCAGTGAAAAGAAAAGGCTTACACCTGTTGAG GTTCTCTGTAAATCATTTCCACCTGAGTTCACATCATACTTTCTCTATGTACGATCATTGCGGTTTGAAGACAAACCAGATTATCCATACCTAAAGAGGCTTTTTAGGGATCTCTTTATTCGAGAAG GTTATCAGTTTGACTATGTATTTGATTGGACAATCTTGAAATATCCGCAGTTCGGCTCTAGTTCCAGCTCTAGCTCAAAACCAAGA TCGAGCCTTAGACCAGCCCTGAATCCTCCTGTGCCATCCGGAGAGAGACCTTCGG CTGCTGGACAAGACAGCCGCGACAGATTCTCGGGAGCTTTGGAGGCATATGCTAGAAGAAATGGCTCAGGAAGCGGTGCGGTGCAGGCTGATCGATCGAGACCAAGAACCTCAGATAATGTATTAGCATCATCAAAGGACACACCACCA caAAACTACGAGAGGGTTGAGAGACCAATTTCTTCAACCAGACACGCAAGTTCTTCAAGAAAAGCCATTGTCTCAAGCGTTCGAGCCACTTCCTCAGCTGATTTCACTGAGAACCGCTCGGCCAGAGTTGTCCCTAACAATGGCCGTTCCTCAACCGCTCAAAGGATTCACCTTGTACCTGACTCGACCTCTAGACCATCGTCCTCTTTCACCCGGGCTGCACCATCCAGGACTGCTCGCGACAGCATGCTCCAGAGCTTTGAGCTACTCACGATAGGGAATGGGAAGAGGAAGTGA